CGCGAAAATACCTCCGCCATGGGCGAAACAACATTTTCCTATAACCCGGAACGATCCGTTTTGAAAACGGTTACGAAACGCCGGAAGGTTGCCGGTTGGGGTTTTCCAATAATGAGGCAGGGTTGTTTCCTGTTCGGAAAATAACCAGGTTTTGAAGCCATTTCCGACATCCCGATAAACGGTCCCTGGCATCGGCGGCGTGGATAAATCTCGAAGGCCTGCTTGCAAAATCGATTGGGGATGGTAACCTGAAAAACAAATGGGACACACTGGCAACCACCACAGTCCAACTCTTGGCGCGCATGGTTTTTCCCTCCTGACCGGCGCGCATTTTTTTGTCCTGCGACCATTGTTCGATAGTGTCTGCCCTTCCGGGTTTTATAGTATGGAACACTGGATTGAAGGGGAGCTGTCGGGTTTGCCGTGCCTCGTTTTGAGGGTGGTGAGAATGCCCCTCTCCCGGGGAATAATTTACTTGCAAGGCATAAGGCACTCTGTTATAAGTACCAAATATCCAGGTTATGAAAGAGCTTGTGATACGCTGTTCTAGGTCGTGAGTTTCGGCGCAACGAAGATTGTTGCCTCGATGGTTTCATGGCTTTTACGTCTATATTGTTCATTTGCCTTATAGCAGGATGGTTGGCCTGCGCAGTCCGTGAACCTGTAAAACCCGGTTGCGGGTTGTCTACCCGCGCGCCTTTTGTGCGGAAGCGCTTGTTTTATGCGTTTCTTTAGATGTCTGGGTAAGGTGAACAATCAACAACAAGACTAGGAGGATTAGGTATGGCTAAGGAAATGATCGACCAATTGGTAGCCAACGCTCGCAAGGCTGCCGACGAATTCAAGCTCTTCACCCAGGAACAGGTTGACAAGATTACCGCGGCCATGGATGCGGCCAGCGTTGCCAACGAAGTCAAACTCGCAGAGATGGCCGTTGAGGAAACCGGCATCGGCCGCGCTGACCACAAAGCCATCAAGAATCATCTTGGCGCCCATGTGGTGTACGAGTATTTCAAGGACAAGAAATCCGTTGGCGTCATCAGGGAAGAAGATGGCGTGAAGTACGTGGCTGAGCCTTTTGGTGTGCTCGCCGCCGCAACGCCGACGACCAACCCCACTTCGACCGTCATGTTCAAGGCTCTGATCGCCATGAAGACCCGCAATGCGATCATTTTTGCCTGCCATCCCCGCGCGCAGAAGTGCAGTGTCGAAGCGGCGAGAGTTTTGCGCGACGCGGCTGTCTCTGCCGGTGCTCCAGAGCACTGCATCCAGTGGATTGAAACCCCCTCCATTGAAGCGACCAATCTGCTGTTCAAACACCCGGGCGTGAACCTGATTCTGGCCACCGGCGGCAATGCCATGGTTAAATCCGCTTACAGCTCCGGTCACCCCGCGATTGGCGTCGGCGCAGGCAATACCCCTGTGTTTATCTCGAAATCCGCCAAACTCAGCGTCGCGATCAATAACGTCATCGCTTCCAAGACCTTTGACAACGGCACCATCTGCTCCTCCGACCAGTCGGTGATTTTCGACGATCCGGCCATCGCTGAAAAAGGCGTGAAGATGCTGGTTGAGCGAGGCGCCTATCTGGTCAATGACGAGCAGAAGGCAAAACTCGAAGCGGTTATGTTCGACAAGGAAAGAGGCGTTCCGGCCGTGGCAATCGTAGGTAAATCGCCCCAGGTTATTGCCAAGATCGCCGGTTTCGAGGTCCCTGAAGATGTCAAGCTGCTGCTCGTGCCCCTGAAGAGCATTGGTCCCGAGGACTGGTTCAGCCACGAAAAACTGTCTCCGGTGCTCGGTTACATCAGCTACAACAGCACCGATGAAGCGATTGAAGCAGCCAAGACCCAGCTTCGCTGGGGTGGCGCCGGCCACACGGCCGTTATCCATGCACAGGACGAAAAGGTCATCGACAAGTTCGCCCTGGAGATCCCTGCCAATCGACTGCTCCTGAACCAGCCTGCGGTACACGGCAGCATCGGGCTTATCTACAACAAGCTTCCGCCCTCACTTACCCTGGGTTGCGGTACCGATGGCAACAACTATCTGGGCAACAACATCAACTATACTGACCTTCTGAGCATCAAGTCGGTCGCCCCACGCATCGTCGATTACGAAAGAGACGAATAAGACCGACTCTGAAGATCGGCAACTTCAAAGAGTTGCCGGTCACGTATCAGGATAGGCTGGGAAGTGGGACTTTTCCATGGGAAAAGTCCCACTTCGTTTTTTATCCAGGCTCTTTATGAGGTTTCTGAATAGCCTTTTGCGGACCATTGCAGTTCCGGTGGGTTTTTATTGCACTGTCTTTTATGTCCTTGTTTCAGGACAGACTTGTTTATCGCAATCGTTTTGGTGTAAATGTATTCCTTTCCGCAAGAGGGGTTACGTATAATCCAGGGAGGTGGGCATGGATAAAAAAGACGGTCAAAAAAAATCGATGTATTTTCGTCCCGGTTGGGCGCGGGCGCTGGATATAATGTTTCGCAGCCTGCATATCGGAGTTGCCGGGGTTATGCTGGGCGGCGTCATTTTTAATCAACCGCTCAGTGATTTGCATTTCTGGGGCAGGCTGACAGTTGTTACCGGCCTCGGTCTGGTGGCTTCGGAGTTATACCAGACAAGACACTGGCCTTATCAGGGGGCAGGCATCATGGCCATGCTGCATGTCGGTTGTGTCTTTTTGCTGCACCTGTGGCTGCAGTTTGCCGAACAGTTGCTGTGGGCGGCCATGATTATTGGTGCAACGGGAAGCCATATGCCGCGCAAATACAGACATTGGTCCTTGCTGCACAGGCGGGTGCTTGAGTGAGCAGGCGTTAGAGATCCATCCGAAACCATGGAACGGAAAGGCGGCAAAAGGTTGCCGCTTTCCGCCATGATTTATCTAGTTTTCATCCGGAAACGGCCCTTTTCCGCCGTGGCGGCGTCAATCCGCAGGCTTGCTTGTGCGGCGTACCGATGTACGCCTCCGCGCAACCCCTTGATTTCCTTGCCACAACGAAAAATTGCTCGTTTCCCATATGAAAACTACGCTGGTATCCATCCGGAGTTTCCGGATGGATACTATCTATGGATGTTCAAAGACCATGCGTTGTACCGAAACACCTTCGATCTTTTCGAGCCTTTCGGAGAGTTCCTCGATTTTTACGGTTTCGCCGATCATTTCCAGAAGAATCAGGCCGAACCCCGCGCAGAAATTTCCTGTAACTTCATGCAGTCCGATGCGGGTTTTAATGTTGCAACCATAATCGGTCAGTAATTGCTGAACGTCGGATGCGCGTTTGATGCGATTGTCCACGTGAACTCCGAGTATGAAATGGTGGTCCTGTGCCATGTCGTTCTCCTTTCGGTTGGAAAACCTGCCGTCCGATACAATTCTGAGGCCTGCAAAAGGCTGCCTGGCCGTTGTCTCTTCATCCCGTTTTATGCTTTGCGCAGGCGTTGCAAAAATCTGGTCGCAGACATATCCAGGATTTTCCTGTCAGTAATAAAACCCATGGAAATTGTATCAATCCTTGAACGGCCGGCAAGCGGACCTGAAATAAACCCCTGGATTTAAGCGATCAGCAAAAAGGGTGGGGGCAACCTTGTGTCATATGACTTCAACAGAAAATCAACAGATCCCCGTCTGTGCCCCAGGCAGGATAGGCGAGGGGAATTGCTGGCGGTGAGAAGTGTCTTATAAAGGGTGCGCCATGTATGACGTTGAGCTGATTATTATCGCGGCCATGACCCGTAGCGGCATCATCGGCCAGCATGGAAAACTTCCATGGCATATCCCCGAGGAGTTGGCTCTGTTTCGCCGTCTTACCATGGGACATTGCCTGATCATGGGAAGGAAAACCTTTATTTCGCTGGGACGCCCCCTGCCGGGACGCACTAACATTGTCGTCAGCCGCGGTATGCCTCCGGTCCCTGGCGTCATGGTGTGCAGGGATTTCGACAGTGCTGTGCGGCGGGCTGGCCAGGAGTCGCAAAAAGTGTTTTTTATCGGCGGACGGGACGTTTATCGCCAGGCACTTGCGATTGCACACCGCATGCATATTTCCTGGATCGATAAGGCGTATCCGGGTGACTGCTTTTTCCCACCTGTGCGGCAGGACGAATGGCTTGTCGTTTCGGAACAGGCGTATGCTGAATTCCGCCACGTCGTTTATCGGCGCCGATGATCCTCGATGGCAACGATCAGATCTTTTTCCAGGTTTTCCAGTATCCGGGTCAATGCGCAGTCCCATGCCTTGATGAGGGCGTCGGGTGAGTTGTGGCCTGCGGGGATTTCACTCCGATAGCGGCGCCTGAGAAGGACCGGGTTTTCCACGGCAGGATGTTCGAGGAGCAAAAACGCGATTTCCAGAATGGCTGAAGGCTGTTCCTGACGGTAATCGGCATACAGATCGATGATATGTCCCTGCAGCAGATAGTCGGGAGGCAGGGGCCCCGCCGATGCTCCTGCCATCGACAGGCCGGGACTTGCCGCCAGCCAATGTACCACCTCTTCCTGGATCAGACTGGCGGGCGCGATCAGAAACTGATGGTAGTAGTCCGTCTGGTATCGCGATGCCCCTTTGCGATACACAAAGCTGCGGCTGTTGAATCGTGGGGAAATGCGCATGGGCGTGACCTGCAGTACGGCGGATCCGCTCTTTTCACCAGGTTTTCCCGGGCGCTCCGCCGTAAACACATAGCTGATGCGTTCCGCGGGGCGCTCGCCAAGGCGCAGGCACCCTGTCAGCATCCATCCGCTTATCATCATACACACCAGGATGCGAGATATATTTGAGTTCATTTCAAAGACTCCACGGGGGCTGGCGGCGCTCCGAATATTGTCTGGGCGGGATAGTCGCGGGCATTTTCCGACATGTCGAGCAGGTTTTCCGAGGTCTGCCGAAAGTTGCTCAGCGTGGTTTCAATGGTCTGCTGTTCAGCGGTCAGCAGGGCGCTTATCTGCCGCAGGCTCTGTCCCAGGGGCGCCAGCTCCCGGGGGAGTTCGGTTGTCAGGGTTTCAAGCTGGCGGGCGCTGTGTGACAGGGAGCGTGACAGTTCCGGAAGGGTGGCGAAAAACTGCTGCAGGGGAGCTTGCCCGCCGGCTAGCAGAGTATCGATACGATTGTTGGTGGTCCGCAGTTCCTTCAACAATGCTAAAGACTCGTCGCTGATCTGCGAGATATGCGCTTCCTGCATGGCCTGGTTGAGGGCGGCGACAGCCTGCCTGATGCCGCTGCTGACTGCGGCGATATCGAGACTGTCGAGATTCTTGAGGATTTTATCGATAGCCTCGGTGTAGCGAGTGATGTTGCTCGGCGCCGAGGGAATATAGGGGTATATCGGTTGCCAGTCGATCTTGAGGCCGGGCAGCTGATCGGACGGCAGGTAATCCGCTTCCAGAAAGGCCATGCCGGTCACTCCCTGAAAGGCCAGGCGAAAACGCAGCCCCTGATCGGTCTCGGCCTGCAGCCCTCGCTGAACCACTTTGGCGGTGCGCCCCAGGGAACTGGATGCCAGGGCAATGCGCACCAGCACATAACGTTTGTTGGTGTCGTATACGGAATCAACCAGGGTGATCGCCTCAACTTTGCCGACCTGGACTCCCCGCAGTTTCACGGCCGAGCCGATGTCGAGGCCCTGGACCGATTCATCGAAATAGGTCTCAACCAGAATCCGTTTCTGAAACAGGTTGCCAGCACCCAGAACAATAAGCGACACCACGGCGATAAGGCTGGCACCAATGACGAACAATCCGATCTTGACATAGTTGGCCCGTTCACTCATGGGACGGTTCTTCCTTCCTGTGGCTTGCTCGGGAGCATGGGTTCCCGATGGAAAAAGGCCCGCACCAAAGGATCGCTGCTGGCATCGCGCAGCTGCTGCGGTGGTCCGGCGGCGACAATGCTTTTGGTCTTATGGTCCAGCATAATGACGCGGTCGGCAATGGCATAGATGCTCGGCAGTTCATGGGTAACGATAACAAAGGTCATGGCCAGACTTTGCGCCAGCTGTAAAATAAGCTGGTCCATTTCCGCGGACATGACAGGATCGAGGCCTGCCGTCGGTTCGTCAAGAAACAGAATCTGGGGGTCGAGTATCATGGCGCGGGCGATGGCGGCCCGTTTGCGCATGCCGCCGCTCAGTTCCGCGGGCAGGTAATGCCCGAAACCGCCAAGGCCGACCAGTTGCAGCTTCATCGCGGCGATAAGGTCCATGGCCGCACTGGGCAGATGGGTAAATTCTTCCAATGGCAGCCGTACGTTTTCCATGACGGTCAAAGAGCCGAAAAGGGCACCGTTCTGATACATGACGCCAAAGCAGCGTAGCAGTTCTTTTCGCAGGGTACCCTCGGTTTGCCATAGATCCTTGCCATTGATCAGAAGCTGTCCATCCATGGGTTGATACAGTCCGATCATGTTTTTCAGCAGAGTGCTTTTCCCGCACCCGGAGCCCCCCAGTATGACGAAGACTTCCCCTTGTTGGACGTCGAAGGACAGGTTCTGCAGGATCGGTGTGGCGCCGTATCCGACGGTTAAATTTCGTGCCTCTATAATGCGGTCGCGCGTTTGAGCCATGGGGTCAGATCCCGAGATAGTAGTAGGCTACGGCGAACAATCCGTCGGTGATGACGATCAGGATAATGCCGGAAACGACAGCGCGGGTGGCCGCATCCCCTACGGCGCTGGCACCGCTACGGGTTTTCAGACCGTAAAGGCAGCCTACGCCAGCGACGATCAGAGCGAATACAATGGTTTTGGCCAGGCCACCCACCAGGTCGCCGAGATTGGCGGCTGACTGGATCTGGTTGATGTAGGAAACCAGCGGATAGCCCAAAGACAGAAGGACCACGGCACCGCCAACCAGTCCCATGAAGTTGGCAAACAGGGTCAGCAGGGGCAGCACGATGATGGTTGCCAGCACCCGGGTAACAACCAAAAAGGGTATCGGAGCCAGCCCCATGGTAGTCAAGGCGTCGATTTCCTCGTTGATTTTCATGGTTCCCAGTTCCGCAGCGAAGGCCGAGCCCGAACGCCCGGCAAGCAGCAGGGCGGTCATTAGCGGACCGAGTTCGCGCAGCATCGACAACGCCGTGAGGTTGGCGACGTAGATTTCCACGCCGAACTGGCGCATGGGAATGGTGGCTTGAAAAGCCATGATCAAGCCGATCAGGAAACTGATGAGGCCGACGATGAACAAAGCGTTGACGCCGGCTTTTTCCATGGTCAGCCAGACTTCGGACCATCGGATCGTGCGAGGCTGTCGTGCGGCGCGGAACAGTGCCACGGCCAGTTCGCCGGTAAATCGCACCATGTCGCGTATGCCCTCCCACGCCTGATAAGCAAGGCGTCCGGCCTCTTCCGGCAGGCAGCAGGGTTGTGGCCGGCTGGCGCGAAGCCGGGTGAAATCCTCGGGCCGGTAAAGTGTCCACAGCCCGGCGAATTTTTCTTTCAATCCGGTCAGCTCGTATTGCGCATCGCGGCGTATCTGCCTTCGTGCCAGTTCCATCAGCAAACCGAAGCCGGCGCCATCGCAGTGCTCCAGACGGCTGGCTTCAATGCGCAGAATCCGTGGAGAGGTTCTTTCCAGAATTTCGTCAAGGGGGTCCCACAACAAGGACACGGTTTCCGCATCCAGTCTGGAGCCGAAGGACAGTGCCAGCACTTCGGCATCGCTGGCCAGGATTTGGCATGCGTCACCGGCAAAAGAGGGGAGGTCGATTTTCCGGGTGGGCTTGCTCATGCATCCGCCTGTTGTAAGCATGGCCGGGTGATTCCGCCGTGGATGCCGCCGGAAGTTCCGCGCATGGGTTGCCTTGCCGGTCAACAGCCACAGGATAAACCCCGGCGTGTTTCAGGTTCGTGTCAGGCAGCTCCGGTCAGCGGATGATTTTCCATGTGCCATCCGGTTGGCGACAGGCCGTGCCGTAAGCTTGCTGCTGCTGTCCGCCGATGATCACGTTCTGCAGATACTCGCGGCAATACTGTCCGCCGGGCGTCTGGTAGGTTTCAATCGGTGTAATGCTGCCGTAATTGCCCGAGTCAGGGTTGCGCCAGCTTGTGGATTGGCGGGTCGGCGTGTATTCAAGGGCATACTGGGCATTTTGCTGCATGGCCAGCTGGTCCGCGCGATCAAGGGACTTGCCTACTTCCTGGCCAAGCAGGGCGCCGGCCAGGGTGCCGACAGCGACGGCGATCAGGGTGCCGCGCCCGCCCCCGATCTGCGATCCGATCAGGGCGCCGGTTCCGGCTCCGATCAGTGTGCCGCCGGTTTCCTTCGACCCCATGGTCCCATAACAACCGCTAAGCAGGAGCAGAAATGCGCAGCACGCAGAAACGGTTTTTTTCATGACATCCTCCCCGATAAAAAGGCTGGATTTGCGGCCGTCAGCGCCGCTTGATATTCTTGTCTAACCATAACCGTCCCCGGTGGACTGTCAAGGCTGCGACCCGGCGGGGGCTGAGCCTTCCAGAGCACGCAGCATGTCGATGACCAAAGGCCGCAGGCGTTTGGCGATTTCCCGGGCGCCCCTGGCATTGGGATGCAGGCCGTCCTTTTGCAGCAACATTGGGTTGCCCGCCACGCCGTCGAGATAGTCGGGATAGAAGGGCACCGCATGACGGCTGGCAAGTTCATGGAACAGCGACACAAAACGAAAATTGGTATCCGGTCCCAGGTCACGCAACGGTCGGATGCCGGCAAACAGCGCCGGAATGTTTCTGGCGGCCAGGATGCCGAGCATGGCGTCGAGGTTGGTTTTTGTTACAGTGAGCGGCAGGGCTTGCAGATTGTCATTGGCTCCCAATTCCAGGATGACCAGATCAGGGTTACAGCCCAGTGCTTTTTCAAAGCGTCGGATTCCCCCTCGGTCGTTTCGCCGGGAACGCCGGTGTTGATGAAGGAAACATCGAAACCTTCTTTTATCAGGGTGCTTTCCAGGCAGGCTGGAACAGTTTTGGATGGTTGCAGTCCCCAGCCCGCCGTGAGGCTGTCGCCAAAGGCCAGGATGCGAACAGGTTGCTTGGGCATGACAGTCTCCCTGGCGCCAACCGGAAAAACGTCAATCCTCGTGTGCGCGAATATCATCAGGAGAAAAACAACCGTTAAAAGACGCGATTGCCTCCTACTATAATCCAGCCGGGCAGGGCAAGGCAAATCATTCCGGTAACTTGGCGAATTGATACGGAGCGAAGGCATCCGTTTTCAGGAGAAGCGGTGGGAGGCCGAAGAAGAAACTTCGTCCACAAACACAAAAAACGCCGGCATTGCCACGGTCAGCTTTTTGCCAATTCGACGAGCGCCCTTTTTCCGGGGTTGCCTGGCGGCTCATTTACAGACCCGCTTTGGCGCGCCCTTCCCAATGGTGCCCGACGGATGGGAAGACAAGGCTTCTGGCATGAGACCGCGCAATGCCGGTTTTCGCTTTCAGGTGGTTGCAACCACCTGCTCTGCAACATTATTTTACCACAGAAAATCAATATTTTCTGTGGTAGGTTTTATTCCCGCACAAAGGTGTCGATGTCCGTTTCATGTACCATGCCCATCAGGTGTGCGTACTCGGATTCGATCATGAGATAATGCCGGCGGGTCGACTCGGCATTATCAAGGTAAATGTTACGGACTTCTTCATCGACGATTCTGTCAGCCTGCGCCCGCAGGTGTTTTTCCAGGGCCTGTTCCTTTTCCATCGCCAGTTCCATGGCTTTGCGTATGCGCAGGTCGCTGAGCAGGGCCTTTTCCTGCTGCAGCAGGTATTCCCGGTCATGTTTCAGGTTCTGCTCCATATATTCGTCAAAGGGCGGAAGGTCTGTCCCCTGATAGAGATTGTAGAAATGGCGGGCATGGTCCCGTTCCTCGCCGGCCAGCAATTCAAAAAGTTGTTTCGCCTGCGGGCGTTGCACCAGGCCGCCGGCCATACGATAAAAATTCATCGCATTTTTTTCGGTTTGCAGAGAATCCTTGATGGCTTCCTGAATTGCGGCATCGCTTAATTTGGGCATGGTTGCCTCCTTGTTGGGAACAAGGCTTTTTCGCTATGCTCATGCTTAACAATTATCCCAAATACCACAGTTGTCAACGGTTTCAGTGATGCTTGGGGCGGCGGGGCAGGCCGACGTGGACTTCCTTTGGCCTGACGGGTTATGCTGTCACAGCAGATTCGAGAGAGGCATGGCAGGCCAGGGGTATCCATTCGCCGTTGTCCGTAAAGTCCGAGTAGGGCGCGGTCCGACCCCTGCATTGCGTAATATGAGCTGTTTTTTAAAAGCTAATTGGCCGTTTTTGTTGTATTCACCCGGTTGTTGCGATATCGTTCGCAAGAGCCTTCGAACAGGTGTTCCAGTCAGGAGAAAAATGACGTTGCAGATTAAATCCGCCGAATTCATCAAGGGGGCTGCCCGACCCGAAGGCTATCCTTCGGACAATTTACCGGAAATTGCGTTTGCCGGCCGCAGCAATGTCGGGAAAAGCTCCCTGATCAATGTTCTTGTCAATCGCCGTGGGCTGGTAAGAACTTCCGCTACACCCGGCCGCACCCAGATGCTCAACTTCTTTTCCGTAAATGAGCAGTTCACCCTTGTCGACCTGCCCGGTTTCGGTTTTGCCAAGGTGCCTTTGGCCGTCAAGAAGGACTGGGGCATTATGGCTCGCACCTATCTGGAGAATCGCGCCAACCTCAAGGCGGTGATCCTGCTCTTCGATATCCGCCGTGTGCCCAGGGACGAGGAACTGCAGTTGCTCGACTGGCTGGAAGAGCTTGATATCCCCACCATACCGGTCATTACCAAGGTCGATAAGGTCAGCAGAAACCGTCGCGGCGCGCAGATGCGCCCGATACTCGAGGCCACCGGACTGCCGCAAGAGGCGTTTTCGTTTTTTTCCGCACTGACCCGCGAAGGTCGTGAGGATATCCTTCAACGGATTGAGGTGGCTCTTGCCTGCGCGGAGTCTGATGCTGAACTGCCCGCGGATTCCGGGGAAGAGGTTTGAGCCGTGGCGGACCGTGCCGGTGTCGACCGGAAATCAAGCACCAGCGGCTCCCGCACCCGTGTTTACCTGATACGGCACGGGCAGGTGGAGGGCCACGAAGAGCGGCGTTACAACGGACAGGACGATGTCGGCCTGACGCCGCTGGGGTGGGAGCAATACCGGGTTCTGCAGCAAAGACTTCGGGATCGCCCTCTGGCCGCGATTTTCAGCAGCGACCTGAGCCGTTGCCTGGACGGAGCCAGGCTGCTGGGACGAGCCCATGGCCTGGATCCCGTGCCACTACCGGCTTTGCGAGAACTGAACATCGGTCAATGGCAGGGTGTCACCTGGCAGGAATTGCAGCGGCGTTTTCCAGAGCAATGGGCTGCGAGGCTCGGGGATATCGTACATTACCGGGTTCCCGGGGGGGAAAGTCTGCTGGACCTTTCCCGGCGGGTGCTTCCGGCCATGCAGGCTGCGCTGGCCGCCCATGCCGGTGCCGAAATGGTGGTTGTCGCCCACGGGGCGGTCAACCGGGTGATTCTGCTCGATGCCCTGGACGCTCCGTTGCGATCCGCGTTTCGCCTTGAGCAGTCCTATGGATGCCTCAATATCATAGATTACTATGAAGGCGGCCGCTGTACTGTGCAATTGCTGAACGGCTGACGAGGGATTCGATGGCCAAATACCCTGCTGTTGTGATCGTAGGACATGGTTCACGCCGGCCCCAGGCTGCCGATGTTTTGCGAAAGGTTGCCATCCAGGTTCGCCAGCGGT
This portion of the Syntrophotalea acetylenica genome encodes:
- a CDS encoding aldehyde dehydrogenase family protein — encoded protein: MAKEMIDQLVANARKAADEFKLFTQEQVDKITAAMDAASVANEVKLAEMAVEETGIGRADHKAIKNHLGAHVVYEYFKDKKSVGVIREEDGVKYVAEPFGVLAAATPTTNPTSTVMFKALIAMKTRNAIIFACHPRAQKCSVEAARVLRDAAVSAGAPEHCIQWIETPSIEATNLLFKHPGVNLILATGGNAMVKSAYSSGHPAIGVGAGNTPVFISKSAKLSVAINNVIASKTFDNGTICSSDQSVIFDDPAIAEKGVKMLVERGAYLVNDEQKAKLEAVMFDKERGVPAVAIVGKSPQVIAKIAGFEVPEDVKLLLVPLKSIGPEDWFSHEKLSPVLGYISYNSTDEAIEAAKTQLRWGGAGHTAVIHAQDEKVIDKFALEIPANRLLLNQPAVHGSIGLIYNKLPPSLTLGCGTDGNNYLGNNINYTDLLSIKSVAPRIVDYERDE
- a CDS encoding dihydrofolate reductase; this translates as MYDVELIIIAAMTRSGIIGQHGKLPWHIPEELALFRRLTMGHCLIMGRKTFISLGRPLPGRTNIVVSRGMPPVPGVMVCRDFDSAVRRAGQESQKVFFIGGRDVYRQALAIAHRMHISWIDKAYPGDCFFPPVRQDEWLVVSEQAYAEFRHVVYRRR
- a CDS encoding ABC-type transport auxiliary lipoprotein family protein produces the protein MNSNISRILVCMMISGWMLTGCLRLGERPAERISYVFTAERPGKPGEKSGSAVLQVTPMRISPRFNSRSFVYRKGASRYQTDYYHQFLIAPASLIQEEVVHWLAASPGLSMAGASAGPLPPDYLLQGHIIDLYADYRQEQPSAILEIAFLLLEHPAVENPVLLRRRYRSEIPAGHNSPDALIKAWDCALTRILENLEKDLIVAIEDHRRR
- a CDS encoding MlaD family protein yields the protein MSERANYVKIGLFVIGASLIAVVSLIVLGAGNLFQKRILVETYFDESVQGLDIGSAVKLRGVQVGKVEAITLVDSVYDTNKRYVLVRIALASSSLGRTAKVVQRGLQAETDQGLRFRLAFQGVTGMAFLEADYLPSDQLPGLKIDWQPIYPYIPSAPSNITRYTEAIDKILKNLDSLDIAAVSSGIRQAVAALNQAMQEAHISQISDESLALLKELRTTNNRIDTLLAGGQAPLQQFFATLPELSRSLSHSARQLETLTTELPRELAPLGQSLRQISALLTAEQQTIETTLSNFRQTSENLLDMSENARDYPAQTIFGAPPAPVESLK
- a CDS encoding ABC transporter ATP-binding protein, producing MAQTRDRIIEARNLTVGYGATPILQNLSFDVQQGEVFVILGGSGCGKSTLLKNMIGLYQPMDGQLLINGKDLWQTEGTLRKELLRCFGVMYQNGALFGSLTVMENVRLPLEEFTHLPSAAMDLIAAMKLQLVGLGGFGHYLPAELSGGMRKRAAIARAMILDPQILFLDEPTAGLDPVMSAEMDQLILQLAQSLAMTFVIVTHELPSIYAIADRVIMLDHKTKSIVAAGPPQQLRDASSDPLVRAFFHREPMLPSKPQEGRTVP
- a CDS encoding ABC transporter permease; translated protein: MSKPTRKIDLPSFAGDACQILASDAEVLALSFGSRLDAETVSLLWDPLDEILERTSPRILRIEASRLEHCDGAGFGLLMELARRQIRRDAQYELTGLKEKFAGLWTLYRPEDFTRLRASRPQPCCLPEEAGRLAYQAWEGIRDMVRFTGELAVALFRAARQPRTIRWSEVWLTMEKAGVNALFIVGLISFLIGLIMAFQATIPMRQFGVEIYVANLTALSMLRELGPLMTALLLAGRSGSAFAAELGTMKINEEIDALTTMGLAPIPFLVVTRVLATIIVLPLLTLFANFMGLVGGAVVLLSLGYPLVSYINQIQSAANLGDLVGGLAKTIVFALIVAGVGCLYGLKTRSGASAVGDAATRAVVSGIILIVITDGLFAVAYYYLGI
- a CDS encoding RT0821/Lpp0805 family surface protein codes for the protein MKKTVSACCAFLLLLSGCYGTMGSKETGGTLIGAGTGALIGSQIGGGRGTLIAVAVGTLAGALLGQEVGKSLDRADQLAMQQNAQYALEYTPTRQSTSWRNPDSGNYGSITPIETYQTPGGQYCREYLQNVIIGGQQQQAYGTACRQPDGTWKIIR
- a CDS encoding GDSL-type esterase/lipase family protein codes for the protein MRRFEKALGCNPDLVILELGANDNLQALPLTVTKTNLDAMLGILAARNIPALFAGIRPLRDLGPDTNFRFVSLFHELASRHAVPFYPDYLDGVAGNPMLLQKDGLHPNARGAREIAKRLRPLVIDMLRALEGSAPAGSQP
- a CDS encoding ferritin-like domain-containing protein → MPKLSDAAIQEAIKDSLQTEKNAMNFYRMAGGLVQRPQAKQLFELLAGEERDHARHFYNLYQGTDLPPFDEYMEQNLKHDREYLLQQEKALLSDLRIRKAMELAMEKEQALEKHLRAQADRIVDEEVRNIYLDNAESTRRHYLMIESEYAHLMGMVHETDIDTFVRE
- the yihA gene encoding ribosome biogenesis GTP-binding protein YihA/YsxC, yielding MQIKSAEFIKGAARPEGYPSDNLPEIAFAGRSNVGKSSLINVLVNRRGLVRTSATPGRTQMLNFFSVNEQFTLVDLPGFGFAKVPLAVKKDWGIMARTYLENRANLKAVILLFDIRRVPRDEELQLLDWLEELDIPTIPVITKVDKVSRNRRGAQMRPILEATGLPQEAFSFFSALTREGREDILQRIEVALACAESDAELPADSGEEV
- the cobC gene encoding alpha-ribazole phosphatase → MADRAGVDRKSSTSGSRTRVYLIRHGQVEGHEERRYNGQDDVGLTPLGWEQYRVLQQRLRDRPLAAIFSSDLSRCLDGARLLGRAHGLDPVPLPALRELNIGQWQGVTWQELQRRFPEQWAARLGDIVHYRVPGGESLLDLSRRVLPAMQAALAAHAGAEMVVVAHGAVNRVILLDALDAPLRSAFRLEQSYGCLNIIDYYEGGRCTVQLLNG